The following coding sequences lie in one Metallumcola ferriviriculae genomic window:
- a CDS encoding restriction endonuclease-like protein, which produces MVSHLSGRKDEELLVIETKELTLAIKGKPVHPTVDRLNLHQSEAGDWVKAELVISSYDGEFEAGVFDPFKEGSKSAYNLGGKVFPCFYENQTYQLVIEDKTDGDLEFFHENKYLRQAVGYIGNSKVMTGNLNFRNDIGYSEFKVLGANAPVLAVKLEVFPAKIEYRSDYYKLLTEVNAELYNLAFDFMRRTYLSAAVTPSKKPTPTEFFSIIQYCFEKLYQALERIKRNPHHIVSSREQLNIPEKVKRTNGHTLKWLSKNQSLLEKSKRGITVNNQKYLPPKLLESRKEVNFDTFENKFIKWVIKTIENKLKQFQYTYQRAINEDAYDDALSQKIASMRNRLSRFTRYSFLADVGELHSFTNLSLVLQMAPGYREVYKYYLMLIKGLSLQSDVFNISIKNIALLYEYWCFLKMNSILRDKYRLDKHDLIRVNNKGLTMQLDKSKRANIHYTDPQNDEKIVLAYNNLLNIKMPTTNQQPDNMLTLKKENSDTKYQYVFDAKYRINPAMPGSSYFEKYGKPGPEEDDINTMHRYRDAIMYAQGEQLSKTVFGAYILFPFRDGEDYAGANDGNPHQFYSSIDQVNIGGLPFLPGETSLMEEFLDELILDSTESAFERVVSQSGADRYYQEKYQRRTVLVGALKRKEQLKVNLDNNFYYIPYDSVKKTCFNIKYVALYQSEGHFSGESGVRHYGEVADMEVIKRSEIKELPSSNERLYVKFKIKEWQELKKPIKPVGYGVRSHLYTTHHLLKMAAELPELSIGSDEELRLWKELRRIDKAVKLRPSGRQLGEGDNVKGIEFSNLLLEVKDGQLLVTDGDEVEVISLGLLHSQPRSVVKRILRLSQQ; this is translated from the coding sequence ATGGTTTCACATCTTTCTGGGCGTAAGGATGAAGAGTTACTGGTAATAGAAACCAAAGAGCTGACTCTAGCTATTAAGGGAAAGCCTGTTCACCCCACGGTTGACCGACTTAATTTACATCAAAGTGAGGCTGGGGACTGGGTGAAAGCGGAGCTAGTAATTTCTTCGTATGATGGGGAATTTGAAGCTGGTGTTTTTGACCCATTTAAAGAAGGAAGTAAAAGCGCATACAACTTAGGAGGTAAAGTTTTTCCTTGTTTTTACGAAAATCAAACGTATCAGTTAGTAATTGAGGATAAAACGGATGGTGACCTCGAGTTCTTCCACGAAAATAAATATTTACGGCAGGCAGTAGGTTATATCGGAAACTCTAAGGTGATGACAGGTAACTTAAATTTTAGAAACGATATTGGCTACTCTGAGTTTAAAGTTTTAGGCGCAAACGCCCCAGTACTGGCCGTCAAGCTAGAAGTCTTTCCCGCGAAGATTGAATACCGCAGTGACTATTATAAGTTGTTAACTGAAGTGAATGCGGAGCTTTATAATCTGGCATTTGACTTCATGCGGCGCACCTATCTTTCTGCAGCTGTGACCCCAAGTAAAAAGCCAACTCCTACCGAATTTTTTAGCATTATCCAATACTGTTTTGAAAAGCTTTATCAAGCATTAGAAAGAATCAAACGCAATCCCCATCACATAGTTAGTTCAAGAGAGCAGTTAAACATACCGGAAAAAGTAAAGCGCACTAATGGACATACTTTAAAGTGGCTGTCTAAGAATCAATCTCTCTTAGAAAAAAGCAAGAGAGGGATTACAGTTAACAACCAAAAGTATCTACCGCCGAAATTATTGGAAAGTAGAAAAGAAGTTAATTTCGATACTTTTGAAAACAAGTTTATTAAGTGGGTAATCAAAACGATTGAGAATAAATTAAAACAGTTTCAATATACATACCAAAGGGCAATTAACGAAGATGCCTACGATGATGCACTCAGCCAAAAAATAGCTTCCATGCGGAATAGGCTTTCTCGTTTTACGCGCTACAGTTTTTTAGCCGATGTTGGGGAACTGCATAGTTTTACCAACCTTTCCTTAGTGCTGCAAATGGCTCCTGGTTATCGGGAAGTTTATAAATATTATTTGATGCTAATTAAGGGGTTAAGCCTGCAGTCTGATGTGTTTAATATCTCTATTAAGAATATTGCTCTTTTGTATGAGTACTGGTGTTTCTTAAAAATGAATTCTATTTTAAGGGACAAGTACCGGTTAGATAAACATGATTTAATTAGAGTGAATAACAAGGGTCTGACAATGCAGTTAGATAAATCTAAGCGAGCTAATATTCATTATACCGACCCGCAAAATGATGAAAAGATTGTGCTTGCGTATAATAACCTACTGAACATTAAGATGCCGACTACCAATCAGCAGCCGGACAATATGCTTACTTTAAAAAAGGAAAATAGCGATACCAAATACCAGTATGTTTTTGATGCAAAGTATCGCATTAATCCGGCTATGCCCGGCAGTTCATACTTTGAAAAGTACGGTAAGCCGGGACCAGAGGAAGATGATATTAATACGATGCATCGTTACCGGGATGCAATTATGTATGCTCAAGGAGAGCAGCTAAGTAAGACGGTGTTTGGTGCTTATATTCTTTTTCCCTTCCGGGATGGGGAAGATTATGCCGGTGCGAATGACGGAAATCCCCATCAATTCTATTCAAGTATAGACCAAGTGAATATCGGCGGCCTTCCCTTTTTGCCTGGGGAGACATCTTTAATGGAAGAGTTTTTGGATGAGCTTATTTTGGATTCCACGGAATCCGCTTTTGAGCGAGTGGTTAGTCAAAGCGGTGCTGATAGGTATTATCAAGAAAAGTATCAGCGAAGAACAGTTTTAGTAGGGGCATTAAAGAGGAAAGAACAGCTGAAGGTTAACTTAGACAACAACTTTTATTATATACCCTATGATAGTGTGAAGAAAACCTGCTTTAACATTAAGTATGTCGCTCTTTACCAATCCGAGGGTCATTTTTCAGGAGAAAGCGGTGTAAGACACTACGGGGAAGTAGCGGATATGGAAGTTATCAAGCGAAGTGAGATTAAGGAGCTTCCCAGCAGTAATGAACGGCTTTATGTGAAATTTAAAATAAAAGAATGGCAGGAACTGAAGAAGCCAATCAAGCCGGTGGGGTATGGGGTAAGGAGCCATCTATATACCACCCATCATTTACTTAAAATGGCTGCGGAACTTCCTGAATTGAGTATTGGTTCCGATGAGGAGTTACGGCTTTGGAAGGAATTGCGGCGGATTGATAAGGCGGTTAAATTGAGACCCAGTGGTAGACAGTTAGGTGAAGGAGACAATGTGAAAGGCATCGAATTTAGTAACTTACTGCTGGAGGTAAAGGATGGGCAGTTGTTGGTTACTGATGGGGATGAAGTGGAGGTTATTTCTCTTGGGCTATTGCATTCCCAGCCTCGGAGTGTGGTGAAGCGGATTTTGCGGTTATCCCAGCAATGA
- a CDS encoding IS4 family transposase — translation MWDKDTRISTFLQLFKPILNGQFFKQIKDLGVDKYVKKLFTTHLIIFMIYAQLEQLKSLRAISNSLNNQDSSQAIALESISFSQISRRLNNLPTEVFQTLFKHLTFKVLKEAGVNALNESLQRIHIIDSSTISLCLTDYRWADFRTTKAGVKLHLRLRFFEKGVLPEEAVITPAKPADKTQMDALVVDEEGALNVFDRAYVDYRKFDSYCENGTRFVTRLKGIAIKEVVEELPIDTDGPLKKHQIVLLGNPYTNKMKHKLRLIETVDTEGKPVIIITNDFDLTAEEIGDIYKNRWQTEIFFKWLKQHLKVKHFHGKSEQAVKNQLFIALITYCLLKMLELKTGYKGPLLTIKRLLKTCLYEPFNCFVQKLYKKPTRPSKGRRRPPDHEAIYQETLRQVIAGETDHLNDLDYDPVIL, via the coding sequence ATGTGGGACAAGGATACCAGAATATCCACATTTTTGCAACTGTTCAAACCCATCTTAAATGGGCAGTTTTTCAAGCAAATAAAAGATTTAGGGGTTGATAAGTACGTAAAAAAGCTTTTTACGACACATTTAATCATTTTTATGATCTATGCTCAACTTGAACAACTGAAAAGTTTACGGGCTATCAGTAACAGTCTTAACAACCAAGATTCCAGCCAGGCAATTGCTCTTGAATCCATCAGCTTTTCGCAAATATCACGAAGGCTAAACAATTTGCCCACAGAGGTTTTCCAAACACTTTTTAAACACCTAACCTTTAAGGTTTTAAAAGAGGCTGGTGTCAATGCTTTAAACGAATCTCTTCAACGTATTCACATAATTGATTCCTCCACCATCAGCCTCTGTCTAACTGATTATCGCTGGGCAGATTTTAGGACAACTAAAGCCGGAGTGAAACTTCACTTGCGTCTTAGGTTTTTCGAAAAAGGGGTGCTGCCGGAGGAGGCAGTTATCACCCCTGCCAAACCAGCTGATAAAACCCAGATGGATGCTTTGGTAGTTGATGAAGAAGGTGCCTTGAATGTCTTTGACCGGGCCTATGTTGACTACAGGAAGTTTGACAGCTACTGCGAAAATGGCACTCGCTTTGTTACCCGTTTAAAAGGTATTGCCATCAAAGAAGTTGTTGAAGAACTTCCAATAGACACTGACGGTCCCTTAAAAAAGCACCAGATTGTTCTTCTTGGAAACCCCTACACTAATAAAATGAAGCACAAACTACGCCTGATTGAAACAGTAGATACCGAAGGAAAACCAGTCATTATCATTACCAATGATTTCGACCTTACAGCAGAGGAAATAGGCGATATCTACAAAAACCGCTGGCAGACCGAAATCTTCTTCAAATGGCTGAAACAGCACCTAAAGGTAAAACACTTTCACGGTAAAAGTGAGCAGGCCGTAAAAAACCAGTTATTCATTGCCCTAATTACCTACTGTCTTTTGAAAATGCTTGAGTTGAAAACAGGCTATAAGGGCCCGTTATTGACCATTAAACGTTTGTTAAAAACCTGTCTCTACGAACCTTTCAATTGCTTCGTGCAAAAGCTTTACAAAAAGCCTACGCGACCTTCTAAAGGCCGACGACGACCGCCGGACCATGAAGCAATATATCAAGAAACACTAAGGCAGGTGATAGCAGGCGAAACAGATCACTTGAATGATCTGGACTATGACCCGGTAATTCTGTAA
- a CDS encoding IclR family transcriptional regulator — protein MNNGKNTIKSIDKALDVLEILADEKRPIGVTELSKLLVVNKSTLHGTLNTLLNRGYVEQDSESGKYLLGISILGIANAALQNLDLRNKAKPVLKKLSDRHNETVHMVVLRQGEVVYIEKQESVQSIRIHTEIGTRLPAHCTGVGKVLLAWMEPEERKKIFRSYGFPKFTLNTITDEETMERHLAEVRSKGHAIDNEEIEEGLRCVAAPIRDYSGKVIAGISIAGPSLRMPLTKLEEMSDSVTEAALEISQSLGF, from the coding sequence ATGAATAATGGGAAAAATACAATCAAATCTATAGATAAAGCATTAGATGTGCTGGAAATATTGGCAGATGAAAAAAGACCAATAGGTGTTACTGAATTGAGTAAATTGCTTGTCGTAAACAAAAGCACCCTGCACGGAACCCTTAATACATTATTAAACAGGGGGTACGTAGAACAAGATTCAGAAAGCGGCAAATATTTACTAGGAATCTCTATACTGGGGATAGCCAATGCAGCTTTACAAAATCTGGATTTGCGTAATAAAGCCAAACCTGTCTTGAAAAAGCTTTCCGATAGGCATAATGAAACGGTTCATATGGTCGTATTGCGTCAGGGAGAAGTTGTATATATTGAAAAACAAGAAAGTGTTCAGTCAATACGTATTCATACAGAAATAGGAACAAGGCTTCCTGCCCATTGTACGGGAGTGGGGAAGGTGCTGCTGGCCTGGATGGAACCGGAAGAAAGAAAAAAGATTTTTCGAAGTTATGGGTTCCCTAAATTTACATTAAATACTATTACGGATGAGGAAACTATGGAGCGTCATTTAGCAGAGGTGCGCTCCAAAGGTCATGCCATTGATAATGAAGAAATTGAGGAAGGTTTAAGATGTGTTGCTGCGCCCATTCGGGATTATTCAGGTAAAGTGATTGCCGGTATTAGTATTGCGGGTCCTTCTCTGCGCATGCCTTTAACCAAGCTGGAAGAAATGTCGGACTCAGTTACGGAAGCGGCGTTGGAAATATCACAATCTCTTGGGTTCTAA
- the larE gene encoding ATP-dependent sacrificial sulfur transferase LarE, protein MSAKMDQKQSHLTQIIKNMESVLVAFSGGVDSTLLLKVAVIALGKDNVWAVTARSSTYPVEEQEASRQIADSIGARQLFVDSEELDIDGFSSNPVNRCYYCKKELFTKLITVAHKHGMQHVLDGANFDDLGDHRPGMLAAEELGVRSPLKEAELTKMEIRELSQRLELPTWNKPAFACLSSRFPYGTEITKEKLQQVGQAESYLRKLNLGQFRVRHHGETARIEIDKSAFSTVMARTGEIVDKLKQCGFTYVTLDLEGYRTGSMNETIK, encoded by the coding sequence ATGTCAGCCAAAATGGATCAAAAACAGTCTCACTTAACACAAATTATTAAAAATATGGAAAGTGTTTTGGTAGCATTTTCCGGCGGGGTGGACAGTACCTTATTACTAAAAGTTGCTGTAATTGCTTTAGGAAAGGATAATGTCTGGGCAGTTACTGCCCGCTCATCTACCTATCCTGTTGAAGAACAGGAAGCCTCTCGGCAAATCGCAGACAGTATTGGTGCGAGGCAGCTGTTTGTTGATTCTGAAGAGTTGGATATTGACGGTTTTAGCAGCAATCCGGTTAATCGCTGTTACTATTGCAAAAAGGAATTATTTACTAAGTTAATCACGGTTGCTCACAAGCACGGCATGCAGCATGTTCTTGACGGGGCAAATTTTGATGACCTGGGTGACCATAGACCAGGCATGCTTGCCGCTGAAGAGTTGGGCGTGCGCAGCCCGCTGAAAGAGGCGGAATTGACAAAAATGGAAATTAGAGAGTTGTCTCAAAGGCTGGAACTGCCTACATGGAACAAACCGGCATTTGCCTGTCTAAGTTCGCGCTTTCCCTACGGAACGGAGATTACCAAAGAAAAACTGCAGCAGGTGGGTCAGGCCGAATCTTATTTGCGGAAGCTTAATTTGGGACAGTTTAGGGTGAGACATCATGGTGAAACAGCAAGAATTGAGATAGATAAAAGTGCATTTAGCACAGTGATGGCACGAACCGGGGAGATTGTTGACAAACTAAAACAGTGCGGTTTTACCTATGTTACCCTCGACCTTGAGGGGTATCGCACCGGGAGTATGAACGAGACAATCAAGTAA
- a CDS encoding M24 family metallopeptidase: MTKTSRNQIKKFQQAIEEQGIDLALFTDRENIIYFTGLTELACVAVIIPAKSEPIAVTLWLDAPYLKEKGAIENVQGYRFPSSNLGEKVVQVIQGLKIKKPTIGFGKYFVEFSVFDALRTGLTDAQLVSVSETVYKLRAIKDEKEIASIQQAGDILATGMEAAVASVKEGVKEVEILAEAEYVMRKAGSEGSNFRMQVLTGERQLLTHPYAQNKTIEGNQTVVIHLGATYKGYCAKMCRTVALGDVPSETYHIYQTLQKAQQAAIESLKPPVAVKDVYDAAYQVIEAGGYGQYFIDDIGHGIGIRQSEFYPIIGRTRNHIIQAGMVVDLMLATIYHKEFGGPRVTDVVSVTADGPRLMTDFRRDMITVG; encoded by the coding sequence ATGACAAAAACATCCCGGAATCAGATAAAAAAATTTCAACAGGCAATTGAAGAACAAGGTATTGATTTGGCATTGTTTACCGACCGCGAAAACATCATCTATTTTACCGGTTTAACTGAGTTAGCATGTGTAGCAGTAATTATTCCCGCCAAATCCGAACCAATAGCGGTTACTCTTTGGTTGGATGCCCCTTACTTGAAGGAAAAAGGTGCTATCGAGAATGTCCAGGGGTACAGATTTCCTTCCAGCAATTTGGGTGAAAAAGTGGTCCAAGTCATTCAAGGACTAAAGATCAAGAAACCGACCATCGGTTTTGGTAAGTATTTTGTGGAGTTTAGTGTATTTGACGCCTTACGAACCGGACTGACGGATGCTCAGCTAGTTAGTGTCAGCGAAACCGTTTACAAGTTACGTGCTATCAAGGATGAGAAAGAAATTGCTTCAATTCAGCAGGCAGGCGATATTTTGGCGACAGGAATGGAGGCGGCGGTTGCTAGTGTCAAAGAAGGAGTCAAAGAGGTGGAGATACTGGCCGAAGCTGAGTATGTTATGCGCAAAGCCGGCTCGGAAGGTTCTAATTTTCGGATGCAGGTGTTGACCGGTGAAAGACAGCTCCTCACTCACCCCTATGCGCAAAACAAAACGATTGAGGGCAACCAGACCGTTGTTATTCACCTGGGCGCTACCTACAAAGGCTACTGCGCCAAAATGTGCCGCACCGTAGCGTTGGGAGACGTACCTTCGGAAACATACCATATTTACCAAACGCTGCAGAAAGCCCAGCAAGCGGCCATTGAATCTTTAAAACCGCCTGTAGCTGTCAAAGACGTCTATGACGCTGCTTACCAGGTAATTGAAGCCGGTGGTTACGGGCAGTATTTTATCGACGATATTGGTCACGGGATAGGTATTCGCCAGTCAGAGTTTTATCCTATTATAGGAAGAACCCGAAATCATATTATCCAAGCTGGTATGGTGGTGGATTTAATGTTGGCTACCATCTACCATAAAGAGTTCGGTGGCCCACGGGTTACCGATGTGGTCTCGGTAACGGCGGACGGACCGCGGCTTATGACAGACTTTAGACGAGATATGATTACTGTTGGTTAG
- a CDS encoding 4Fe-4S binding protein: MRVVTMLAQVDEQKCNGCSTCKKICPTLAIEIVNKKSVVDGDKCRGCGNCNQRCPEGAVIMVKREEPFTVYVDPQTVSREKIEEICQKARINPEQIICYCTTTRAEEVAAAIIKGADSPEQISLQTGIRTGCKVECIQPILRLLEAAGVTPKRPDGYQWYGRTPTVWEISDAVKEKYSQRGFYFDEDIKLLDEVAKIERKGAK, from the coding sequence ATGAGAGTTGTAACAATGCTTGCTCAGGTGGATGAGCAGAAGTGTAACGGCTGTTCCACATGTAAAAAGATTTGTCCAACCCTGGCAATCGAGATTGTAAACAAAAAATCCGTCGTTGATGGGGATAAGTGCCGGGGTTGCGGCAACTGCAACCAGCGCTGCCCTGAAGGTGCAGTTATCATGGTGAAAAGAGAAGAACCTTTCACAGTATACGTGGATCCGCAAACGGTCAGCAGGGAAAAGATTGAAGAAATATGCCAAAAAGCAAGAATCAACCCTGAACAAATTATCTGCTACTGTACCACCACAAGAGCGGAAGAAGTTGCAGCAGCTATTATCAAAGGCGCTGACTCTCCGGAGCAGATATCCTTACAAACCGGCATCCGTACAGGCTGCAAGGTTGAATGTATTCAGCCCATACTTCGTTTGTTGGAAGCAGCGGGTGTTACTCCTAAGCGGCCCGACGGTTATCAATGGTACGGCCGTACGCCTACGGTTTGGGAGATATCTGATGCAGTAAAAGAAAAGTATTCCCAAAGAGGGTTTTACTTTGACGAAGATATTAAATTGCTGGATGAAGTGGCCAAAATTGAAAGGAAGGGGGCTAAATAA